One genomic window of Mercenaria mercenaria strain notata chromosome 2, MADL_Memer_1, whole genome shotgun sequence includes the following:
- the LOC123564965 gene encoding protein toll-like, with protein sequence MVKHTRTSLFLLIFLYLSTKSGDLEILNKENSLFLCDFDNSTLKLVINNGFVEEQVIKCLETYNYAETLVLNKSRLKTIPKYLSILNRLVNLDLSHNEIATVSFAASQQICKKLKQLVLDSNDIHVIRPGDLDCLQSLEKLYLTNNSLAMIENGTFTDRLKAIDYIHLVHNNLTTIDTSLFSKVLLSDKLRMGVNASWNRITGFTNSINITIQDVSLSTSINIVLTHNNITTVDIPYYFKMFNVTHPFPQLLRFGNSAIDVRFNPFVCDCALYPLALALRKFYKMDQDNPVFSITCGTPLRLEGMMVRKVEPKQFNCSVTQDCPDVCICTKTIAVGLITVDCSDQYKANDLPITCPVADMININIKSGHLKRLSPRRYLHNVTVFDVSQCAIADIDPSIVEVLEGTRNTLIYVNDNNLATIPKTFQKFSFSEGQVLTIDGNPFNCDCHTLWMKKWLLSNKIHIYHQDKIICATGPGKGKPMVEVPDSKYVCQTSLTFVYLLCITVGSLVVLILLFAVTARNKNSIQVFMISHFDICKYCFRKSTHRHLLYDIFISHSCEDDDIIKTITNRLELHNPPYKICIGEINFEAGRTISENILNAIESSHTTLITVSNNFLGSEWCNMEFREAHMRFLRDRNINMVLIILEDLDTKRVFNELKLYLDTHVYIKYSDTHFWAKLLQCLPIMIPSNSARDETSPLISN encoded by the coding sequence ATGGTAAAACACACCCGTACGTCGTTATTTCTCCTGATATTTCTATATTTGAGCACAAAATCTGGAGATTTAGAAATCCTAAACAAAGAAAACTCGTTATTTTTATGTGATTTTGATAATAGCACTTTGAAACTAGTCATAAACAATGGCTTTGTAGAGgaacaggttataaaatgcttagaAACTTATAACTACGCAGAAACACTGGTGCTTAATAAAAGCAGACTGAAGACAATTCCAAAGTATTTAAGTATTCTAAACAGACTAGTGAATTTAGATTTGTCACACAACGAAATAGCTACGGTTTCATTCGCAGCGTCACAGCAGATTTGCAAAAAGTTGAAACAGCTTGTTCTGGATAGCAACGATATTCATGTAATACGGCCGGGAGATCTAGATTGTTTACAATCACTAGAGAAACTTTATCTCACCAACAACAGCTTAGCAATGATTGAGAATGGAACATTTACAGACAGATTAAAGGCGATAGATTACATCCACCTTGTACATAACAACCTGACAACCATTGACACCAGTTTATTTAGCAAAGTCCTACTTTCCGATAAGTTGCGCATGGGAGTAAATGCGTCATGGAACAGAATAACTGGATTCACAAATTCAATTAATATCACAATACAAGACGTTTCTCTGTCAACCTCGATTAACATTGTTCTTACTCATAATAATATCACAACTGTTGACATACCATACTACttcaaaatgtttaatgttaCACACCCATTTCCACAGCTGCTTCGATTTGGAAACAGCGCTATTGATGTCCGTTTTAATCCTTTTGTGTGTGATTGTGCACTATATCCGCTGGCCTTAGCGctaagaaagttttataaaatggATCAAGATAATCCTGTATTTTCAATAACGTGTGGAACTCCTCTAAGGTTGGAGGGGATGATGGTTCGCAAGGTAGAACCTAAGCAGTTCAACTGCTCCGTTACCCAGGACTGTCCTGATGTCTGTATATGTACAAAAACCATCGCTGTCGGTCTCATTACCGTTGACTGCAGTGATCAGTACAAAGCTAATGATCTCCCTATTACATGTCCAGTAGCAGATATGATTAACATCAATATCAAATCCGGTCACTTGAAAAGACTTTCCCCAAGAAGATATCTGCACAATGTAACAGTGTTTGATGTATCACAATGTGCAATTGCCGATATTGATCCTTCCATCGTTGAAGTGCTGGAAGGCACAAGGAATACATTGATATACGTTAATGACAATAATTTGGCAACTATTccaaaaacatttcaaaagtttAGTTTTAGTGAAGGACAAGTTTTAACCATCGATGGAAATCCTTTCAACTGCGACTGCCACACATTATGGATGAAAAAATGGCTACTGTCAAACAAAATTCACATTTATCACCAAGATAAAATAATATGTGCAACTGGACCTGGGAAAGGTAAGCCAATGGTTGAAGTTCCGGACAGCAAGTATGTTTGTCAAACAAGTCTTACATTCGTATACCTATTATGCATTACCGTTGGATCGCTggttgttttaattttactttttgccGTCACAGCTCGCAACAAAAACAGCATCCAAGTTTTTATGATATcacattttgatatttgtaaatacTGTTTTCGGAAGAGTACACATCGACATTTGCTTTATGATATCTTTATATCACACTCTTGTGAAGACGATGACATCATTAAAACTATTACTAATCGTTTAGAACTCCACAATCCGCCATATAAAATTTGCATTGGTGAAATAAACTTTGAAGCAGGTAGAACAATATCCGAGAACATACTCAATGCAATAGAATCTAGTCATACGACATTAATCACTGTCTCAAACAACTTTCTTGGAAGTGAATGGTGCAACATGGAATTCCGAGAGGCCCATATGAGATTTCTAAGGGATAGGAATATAAACATGGTGTTGATTATATTAGAGGACCTGGATACAAAACGTGTTTTCAATGAACTAAAACTGTACTTAGACACACATGTGTATATAAAGTACAGCGACACACATTTTTGGGCAAAACTTTTGCAATGTCTTCCCATAATGATTCCAAGCAATTCTGCTCGCGACGAAACTTCGCCGCTAATTTCAAATTAG
- the LOC123564962 gene encoding protein toll-like: MIKYIATPFFLLLFLYLRTTLGYSIKLYKKNSDFTCDFSNSTSKLLITNGFIEENVIKCLETYNHAETLVFSNSRLKTIPKYLNILNRLINLDLSHNEISTVSFNASEQICKKLKQLHLDNNDIHVIRPGNLDCLESLEKLSLANNNLKVIENGTFNVKLKALDYIHLVRNNLTSVDSSLVSKLLLSKETHAIVNASFNSISTMINSINITIENFSHLTDIGVVLTHNNITTVDVDYYFKMFNLTHPYPQFLQLWNCGIDARFNPFICDCALFPLASGLRKFYTMDPDNPVFSITCGSPRSLEGMMVRKVQADQFNCSVTQDCPDSCTCTKSIAIGLVTVDCRGQYLADDLPLTCPVADNIHINIKSDNLIHLTLRAFLYNVSIFDVSQCAVADIDPTIVKALEGKINTSIYFNDNNLENIPKTFEKFNFSEGQVLTIDGNPFNCDCHTLWMKQWLLSNKNHIYHQDKIICENGPGKGKPMVEVPDSKYVCQTSLTFADILFITVGSLLTFVILVSVTVCKINSIHVFMISHFDICRYCFRKRKHRRLRYDIFIPHSCEDDDIINDIVNNLEHHDPPYKVCIGERNFAPCKTISENILVAIDLVIRVYSSSQTSF; the protein is encoded by the coding sequence ATGATCAAATACATCGCAACACCGTTCTTCCTACTATTGTTTCTTTATCTGAGAACTACGCTCGGgtattcaataaaactttacaaaaagaaCTCGGACTTTACCTGTGATTTCAGTAACAGCACTTCGAAACTACTCATAACCAATGGTTTCATCGAAGAAAATGTTATAAAGTGTTTAGAAACTTATAATCATGCTGAAACACTGGTATTTAGTAACAGTAGATTAAAGACTAttccaaaatatttaaatatactaAACAGGCTTATAAATTTAGACTTATCACACAATGAAATATCAACAGTTTCTTTTAATGCATCAGAGCAGATCTGTAAAAAGTTGAAACAACTTCATTTGGATAACAATGATATTCATGTTATACGACCAGGAAATCTTGATTGTTTAGAATCTCTAGAGAAACTTTCTCTTGCAAACAATAACTTAAAAGTAATTGAGAATGGgacatttaatgtcaaattaaagGCGTTAGATTATATCCACCTTGTTCGCAACAACCTGACATCTGTGGACAGCAGTTTAGTTAGCAAACTCTTATTGTCAAAAGAGACACACGCAATAGTGAATGCCTCATTTAACAGTATAAGTACAATGATAAATTCGATCAATATCACAATAGAAAATTTTTCACATTTAACCGATATTGGCGTTGTACTTACACATAATAATATAACGACTGTTGACGTAgactattatttcaaaatgtttaatcttACACACCCATACCCGCAGTTCTTACAATTGTGGAACTGTGGCATTGATGCACGTTTTAATCCGTTTATTTGTGATTGTGCTCTCTTTCCTTTAGCCTCAGGGCTTAGAAAGTTTTATACAATGGATCCAGATAATCCTGTATTTTCAATCACGTGTGGAAGTCCTAGAAGTTTGGAAGGGATGATGGTTCGCAAGGTACAAGCTGACCAATTTAACTGCTCAGTCACTCAGGATTGTCCAGATTCCTGCACGTGTACAAAATCTATCGCCATCGGCCTTGTTACCGTAGACTGCAGAGGCCAGTACCTTGCAGACGATCTACCTCTGACATGTCCAGTAGCAGACAATATACACATCAATATTAAATCAGATAACTTGATTCACCTCACCTTAAGAGCATTTCTTTACAATGTATCTATTTTTGATGTCTCACAATGTGCCGTTGCCGACATAGATCCAACCATCGTCAAAGCACTAGAAGGCAAAATTAACACATCAATATATTTCAATGATAATAATTTGGAAAATATTCCAAAAACATTCGAGAAGTTTAATTTTAGTGAAGGACAAGTTTTAACCATTGATGGAAATCCATTCAACTGCGACTGCCATACATTATGGATGAAACAATGGCTTCTGTCaaacaaaaatcacatttatCACCAAGATAAAATAATATGCGAAAATGGACCTGGAAAGGGTAAGCCAATGGTTGAAGTTCCGGACAGCAAATATGTTTGTCAAACAAGTCTTACATTCGCTGACATATTATTCATTACCGTTGGATCACTGTTAACTTTTGTTATACTAGTATCAGTCACTGTCTGCAAAATAAACAGCATCCATGTTTTTATGATATCACATTTTGACATCTGCAGATACTGTTTCCGGAAGAGGAAACATCGGCGTTTACGTTATGATATCTTTATACCACATTCGTGTGAAGACGACGATATAATTAACGATATTGTAAATAATCTTGAACATCATGATCCGCCATATAAAGTGTGCATTGGTGAGAGAAACTTTGCACCTTGTAAAACCATATCTGAAAACATACTTGTTGCGATAGATCTAGTCATACGAGTTTACTCGTCATCTCAAACAAGTTTCTAA